A genomic region of Sciurus carolinensis chromosome 7, mSciCar1.2, whole genome shotgun sequence contains the following coding sequences:
- the Mrps10 gene encoding 28S ribosomal protein S10, mitochondrial isoform X1, which translates to MAARAAFGTVCRHLWQGLGNLSVSSSKSSTANNGAFLLSTSMKWVQFSNLHIDVPKDLTKPTITISDEPDTLYKRLSILVKGHDKAVLDSYEYFAVLAAKELGISVKVHEPPRKIERFTLLKSVHIFKKHRVQYEMRTLYRCLELEHLTGCTADVYLEYIQRNLPEGVAMEVTKTQLEQLPDHIKEPIWETVPEKKEESKS; encoded by the exons ATGGCGGCGCGGGCAGCCTTTGGGACTGTGTGCCGGCACCTCTGGCAG GGCTTGGGGAATTTGTCTGTAAGCAGTTCTAAGAGCAGTACAGCAAATAATGGTGCCTTTCTTCT CAGTACCAGCATGAAGTGGGTACAGTTCTCAAACCTTCATATTGATGTTCCAAAGGATTTGACCAAACCTACG aTAACCATTTCTGATGAACCAGACACATTATATAAACGACTGTCAATTTTAGTTAAAGGCCACGATAAGGCTGTGTTGGACAGTTATGAATATTTTGCTGTGCTTGCTGCTAAAGAACTTGGTATCTCTGTTAAAGT ACATGAACCTCCAAGGAAAATAGAGCGATTTACTCTTCTCAAATCGGTGCATATTTTCAAGAAGCACAGAGTTCAGTATGAAATGAGAACACTTTACAGATGTTTAGAG TTAGAGCATCTAACTGGATGCACAGCAGATGTCTACTTGGAATATATTCAGCGAAACTTACCTGAAGGTGTTGCCATGGAAGTAACAAAG acTCAGTTAGAACAATTACCAGATCACATCAAGGAGCCAATCTGGGAAACAGTaccagagaaaaaagaagaaagcaagtcaTGA
- the Mrps10 gene encoding 28S ribosomal protein S10, mitochondrial isoform X2 yields the protein MAARAAFGTVCRHLWQGLGNLSVSSSKSSTANNGAFLLTSMKWVQFSNLHIDVPKDLTKPTITISDEPDTLYKRLSILVKGHDKAVLDSYEYFAVLAAKELGISVKVHEPPRKIERFTLLKSVHIFKKHRVQYEMRTLYRCLELEHLTGCTADVYLEYIQRNLPEGVAMEVTKTQLEQLPDHIKEPIWETVPEKKEESKS from the exons ATGGCGGCGCGGGCAGCCTTTGGGACTGTGTGCCGGCACCTCTGGCAG GGCTTGGGGAATTTGTCTGTAAGCAGTTCTAAGAGCAGTACAGCAAATAATGGTGCCTTTCTTCT TACCAGCATGAAGTGGGTACAGTTCTCAAACCTTCATATTGATGTTCCAAAGGATTTGACCAAACCTACG aTAACCATTTCTGATGAACCAGACACATTATATAAACGACTGTCAATTTTAGTTAAAGGCCACGATAAGGCTGTGTTGGACAGTTATGAATATTTTGCTGTGCTTGCTGCTAAAGAACTTGGTATCTCTGTTAAAGT ACATGAACCTCCAAGGAAAATAGAGCGATTTACTCTTCTCAAATCGGTGCATATTTTCAAGAAGCACAGAGTTCAGTATGAAATGAGAACACTTTACAGATGTTTAGAG TTAGAGCATCTAACTGGATGCACAGCAGATGTCTACTTGGAATATATTCAGCGAAACTTACCTGAAGGTGTTGCCATGGAAGTAACAAAG acTCAGTTAGAACAATTACCAGATCACATCAAGGAGCCAATCTGGGAAACAGTaccagagaaaaaagaagaaagcaagtcaTGA